A genomic window from Lycium barbarum isolate Lr01 chromosome 4, ASM1917538v2, whole genome shotgun sequence includes:
- the LOC132636550 gene encoding beta-galactosidase-like — MVILFSSCLFSSATEVTYDDRALKINGERKIILSGSIHYPRSTAEMWPSLIKKAKEGGLNAVETYVFWNAHEPVYRQYDFSGNLDLVKFIKYIQSEGLYAILRIGPYVCAEWNYGGFPVWLNNIQNMTVRTNNAPFMHEMKTFVSKIVDMMKEEKLFASQGGPIILSQIENEYGNWQVESEYGNDGKIYIQECAKFAESLNIGVPWIMCQQEDAPDPIINTANGYYADNFYPTRKIPKMWTENWTGWFKDWTKGKDPHRTAEDVAFAVARFYQKGGTLQNYYMYHGGTNFGRVAGGPYITTTYDYDAPLNEYGQLNQPKYGHLKELHDILFSIEKLLTYGNASTKSYGNDDWQYTSTVYEYNGSRACFLANANDKNDYTMNFEGKNYTVPAWSVSILPDCSSVNYNTAKVNAPKANMMRKNTAENSNGLNWSWRPEKSLHFKLPYFNNSKKGVFYFNQLLDQKIMGNDTSDYLWYMTSVDIKESDPLYGGEAILEVNTDAHVLYAFFNGKHIGTKWSKGGSFSFDFEQLVKIKPGKNTLSLLSVTVGLPNYGAYIDKVKNGILGPVKLKSPNGNVKDLSNNQWEYKIGLGGFERKLWEDEDRKWKPAQTLQTNRMFVWYKTTFKTPSGDDPVVLDMMGLGKGTAWVNGNNIGRYWLDSYDFEKETGCGGTCDYRGNYHPDKCATNCGQPTQRWYHVPRSFLSKSDNNLVIFEEFGGHPKGVKVQTVSQE; from the exons ATGGTTATATTATTTTCTTCTTGTTTGTTTTCTTCTGCTACTGAAGTCACGTATGATGATCGAGCTTTAAAAATTAATGGAGAAAGAAAGATTATATTGTCTGGCTCTATTCATTATCCTCGAAGCACTGCTGAG ATGTGGCCATCTTTGATAAAGAAAGCCAAGGAAGGAGGTCTTAATGCAGTTGAGACCTATGTTTTTTGGAATGCTCATGAGCCTGTATATCGTCAG TATGATTTCTCGGGCAACTTGGATCTTGTAAAGTTTATCAAATATATACAAAGTGAAGGACTTTATGCCATATTGAGAATTGGTCCATACGTTTGTGCTGAATGGAATTATGG AGGGTTTCCAGTTTGGCTAAACAACATACAAAATATGACTGTTAGGACCAACAATGCTCCATTTATG CATGAGATGAAGACTTTTGTCAGCAAGATTGTTGACATGATGAAAGAAGAAAAACTATTTGCTTCTCAAGGAGGACCAATTATCCTTTCTCag ATTGAGAACGAATATGGCAATTGGCAAGTTGAATCTGAATATGGTAATGATGGGAAAATATATATTCAAGAATGTGCAAAATTTGCTGAATCTCTCAACATTGGTGTCCCTTGGATTATGTGTCAACAAGAAGATGCTCCAGACCCTATA ATTAATACAGCAAACGGTTATTATGCTGATAACTTTTATCCAACACGCAAGATTCCTAAGATGTGGACAGAAAATTGGACTGGCTG GTTTAAGGACTGGACTAAAGGTAAAGATCCTCATAGAACAGCTGAAGATGTTGCATTTGCTGTTGCTCGTTTTTACCAAAAAGGTGGCACATTGCAAAATTACTATATG TATCATGGTGGTACTAACTTTGGTCGTGTAGCTGGAGGACCTTATATTACCACAACTTATGATTATGATGCACCCCTTAATGAATATG gACAATTAAACCAGCCTAAATATGGACATCTCAAAGAGCTTCATGACATACTTTTCTCAATTGAAAAGTTACTCACATATGGCAATGCATCAACTAAGTCTTATGGCAACGACGATTGGCAATATACG AGTACAGTGTATGAGTACAATGGTTCAAGGGCATGTTTCTTAGCTAATGCAAATGACAAAAATGATTATACAATGAATTTTGAAGGCAAAAATTACACTGTTCCTGCTTGGTCAGTTAGCATTCTTCCTGATTGTTCCAGTGTCAATTATAATACAGCAAAG GTTAATGCTCCAAAAGCTAACATGATGAGAAAGAACACTGCTGAGAATTCTAATGGATTAAATTGGAGTTGGAGACCTGAGAAATCTTTACACTTTAAGCTTCCTTATTTCAACAATAGCAAAAAAGGTGTTTTCTATTTCAATCAACTCCTTGACCAAAAAATTATGGGAAATGATACAAGTGACTACTTATGGTACATGACAAG CGTGGATATTAAAGAATCTGATCCACTTTATGGTGGTGAAGCAATTCTTGAAGTTAACACAGATGCACATGTTCTTTATGCATTCTTCAATGGCAAGCATATTG GGACTAAATGGTCGAAAGGTGGAAGTTTCAGTTTTGACTTTGAGCAACTTGTGAAAATCAAACCTGGAAAGAACACATTATCTCTGCTTAGTGTCACTGTGGGATTACCA AATTATGGAGCCTATATTGACAAAGTCAAGAATGGAATTCTTGGTCCTGTTAAGTTGAAATCACCAAATGGTAATGTGAAAGATTTGAGTAATAACCAATGGGAGTATAAAATTGGATTAGGAGGGTTTGAAAGAAAGCTTTGGGAAGATGAAGATAGAAAATGGAAACCAGCTCAAACTCTTCAAACAAACAGAATGTTTGTATGGTATAag ACAACATTCAAGACTCCATCTGGTGATGACCCTGTTGTGTTGGATATGATGGGATTGGGAAAAGGTACTGCTTGGGTAAATGGAAATAATATTGGTAGATATTGGCTTGATTCTTATGATTTTGAGAAAGAGACTGGCTGTGGCGGTACATGTGATTATCGTGGTAATTATCATCCTGATAAATGTGCAACTAATTGTGGACAACCTACTCAACGCTG GTATCATGTACCAAGATCTTTCTTGAGTAAGAGTGACAACAATTTGGTGATATTTGAGGAGTTTGGTGGACACCCTAAAGGAGTAAAAGTTCAAACAGTTTCACAAGAGTAG